The segment TGGAATTAGTGGGATGCACCCATATCTGTCCGAAATACCAGCCGAAAGGCGAGAATTCACCCGTACCCGGTGAGACAAGACGCGATTGCCAGCTATCACCGCCATCGGTAGAACGCCAGAATCCCATCAGGTGGCCAGGATGGTTGACATAGCTGGCATAAATGATATCCGGATTGGATGGAGAAAGGGCTAAGCCGATTCGCCCGTTATTTGGCGAGGGCGCAGGTAAGCCGTTAGTGAGCCTATCCCAGTTGTCGCCGCCATCGGTAGAACGCCAGATGCCGCTGTTTAGTCCGCCTACCCGACGGTCTTCCGGGCCGCGGATTCGTTCCCACATAGCCGCATAGATTATATTCGGGTCGATAGGATTGATGACAACATCGATTGCGCCGGTGGAATCCGATACATATAAAACCTGTTGCCATGATTCGCCGGCGTTTGTCGTGCGATAAATTCCGCGTTCGGGATTTGTGTTGAATAACGCGCCCATGGCCGCGACGAATATTCTGTCGGTATTGGTTGGGTCGATGGCAATCCGTCCGATATGACGTGATTCGGGCAAGCCGAGAAATTCCCAGCTAAGCCCGCCATTATTAGTGCTGTAGATACCGGTACCGGCATACGAATCGCCGCTTGAGTTAGCCTCGCCTGTGCCAAAATATAATACATCAGGGTCATTCGGGTCGATGGCGATATCGCCTACGGATAACGAGGGAACATCATCGGAAATACATGCCCAGCTATTGCCGGCATCCTCCGATTTGAAAACGCCGCCAAGAGCCGCGCCGGTATATATTAAACCAGGTCTGTCGGGATGAGCCGCCATGCCGGTTATCCGGCCTCCTACATTGTATGGCCCGGCAGGTTCGCAGTCGAATATATCTAAACTGGCGGTGGAGTTCCGCACTGCTATTGCTCTGTCTAAAGCGCCTTTGTATGACCCAAACGGTATATCACGATATGGATAAGCTCTCGAAATTGTAAACCAATCGGTAGGCTTTTTACTGGTATCGCCGCTGCGTTTAGACATCTTATATTCTTTAAATGATTCAGGGCTGATAAAATTATTATTGTTAAAAATTGCCAGAAACGAAACGGCTGCGATCATCACAGCCATAATAATCAAGCTTAAAATAAAATTTTTGCGACTCATGATATTCTCCCTTATTTTACAGATATTTCATATAATTCTATTAAAGCAATATAATTAATTGTTTCAAAAAACCAAGATTGAAATTTTACAGAAGTTGCGCTAAAAATATTATTACTTAATCAAATTATCGATTTTCTGTTTTAAGGGATTCAATGGAATAAGTCCAACAACTCTATCTATTTCCTTTCCTCTGCGGAAAAAGACGACTGTCGGAATGCTTCTAACCTGATATCGTCTGGCCATAATGGGGTTTTCGCTCACATTAAGTTTGAAAATATTGACCCGACCGGCATACTCAGGACCTATTTCATCTAAAAGCCCACCCATTACCTGGCACGGCGGACATGTTCTCGACCAGAAATCCACTACCGCAGGTGTATCGGAAGCAATCGCTGCTTGTTCGAAAGTTTCATCGGTGATAGGTTGAGGCTTGCCCGGTTTTGGCGGCTTGTTGAATAATTTGCTAAAAATTCCCATTTGAACCTACTCCATTTTATCCCAAAA is part of the Candidatus Zixiibacteriota bacterium genome and harbors:
- a CDS encoding thioredoxin fold domain-containing protein, with the protein product MGIFSKLFNKPPKPGKPQPITDETFEQAAIASDTPAVVDFWSRTCPPCQVMGGLLDEIGPEYAGRVNIFKLNVSENPIMARRYQVRSIPTVVFFRRGKEIDRVVGLIPLNPLKQKIDNLIK